The Acidobacteriota bacterium genome contains the following window.
AGCAAGGAGGAACAGCAAACGAGAAGCGCGGCCGTTACCGTCGCGGAACGGGTGGATACAGAGGAAGTCAAGATTCAGAGCCGCGGCAAGGACAAACGGATGAACCCATTTCTCACGAACGCCTCGTTGCCACAACTCGATCATCTCGGCCATCGCTTTTGGTGTCTCTTTCGGGTTTACGGTTCTGAAACGAACGCGGCTGCGGCCATCAGCGAAGGTCTGGATGATGTCGACGCCCTGTTCCTTGTACTTACCTGCATCCCAGATTTCACCGCGGGAAAGTGTGTGAAGTTTCTTGATCGTAGCTTCGGAGATCGGCAGCTTCGGGCCGCGCTCGTGAATAAGTTTGAGCGCATCTCGATAGCCGCGCACTTCTTCCTCATCTCGGTCACGGAGGGCAGCTTTGCCAAAAATCAGCGTGGTGATGCGAGATTTGTCGACTTCGACGCCTTCGATGCGGTTCGAGGAGATGGTGCTTTCAATGAGCGCGTGGTCCCGAAGCACCTTCAGTTTTTGCGGCGACTGGCGGGTGAACAGTTCCTGTTTGCCGCGCGCTTCGGCGAGGTCGGTCAAATACCACGTTGTCCGCATGGGCAGCGTGGTCGGTTCGGCGGCGAGTAGTCGGAGAGTCATCATGGCTTTACTTGTATTCGGCGAAGTCGGCTTCGCACGATCAGCGTTTCTTCGATCCTTTCCGTTCGGCTTTGGAGGTGGTCAGCGGTTTGGTTGTCTTGGCCGGCTCTGTCAGCGCGAGAAAGTTGTCACCGGTCACGACCTTTCGGCCGCTCTTCCTTTCGAGTTCGCGGCGGGCATTGCCGGCCACGGTGCCGCCCTCTCGCGCCGCTTGTTTATTCCTGGAGAAGCCCTGTGTGTCTCTTGTCCGGGTGATCTCAGTAGTCGAAGCCTCGCCCAACATCGAGAAGATCAGTTCGAGATCATTCATATGGTCGCGGAGGTTTTGGCGCTTGAGACCCTTCAATTCGGCGTACTCAGACGGCGTGACGCCAAAGGCGGCTTTTGAGATTTCGGCGGTGAGGATTGCATATTCGCGATGCTCGCCGACGCCTCGATTCTTCCACTCGCCGGTCAGCTCCTCACGAATGGCAATGGAGCGCATTCGCTTTTCGATCCAGTCGTCGGGGTAGCCTTTAGCTTTGTAGAGGGCGCGTGTACGCTTGGTTCCGAGTTCGGGGTCCTCGATCTCCTGAATGCGCTCATAACCGACCTTCGCGAGCCAGCGCTTGAAAGGCTCGGCTTTGGGGCTGGGAATGGACTGGATCAGCCGGAAGATGCCTTCCGTATTCCAGCATTGAAACAACTGCCGTCCGCCGGGCGAGTCAAAGTGCAGGCCAAGGGGGGGGGCAAATTGTCCCCCCCCTTTGAAGGCCTCGGAAAGAGCGGGGTCGCGCTGGCGAATCTTCTTGAGGTAATCGGACGGATTGACAGAATCCGTCAACACCGCCACAACGTCGGTAATGACAAACCACCATTCGTTGTTGTGAATCACGCGGCGGATTTCCTTGCTCTGGAACAGGGCGATGCGAGTTTCGGGATTGGTGGTGTCTTTGCTCATTGTCATCCTTTGTATTCGGTGAAACTGGCGGCGAGCGCAGCGAAGCTTCCCGGCGCATGTTTCTCAAAACCCTTTTGGTCCACGAAGACGAAATCGTAACGCTGGCCATCTTCTTCCGCGGCGGTCGCGTCGGCGCACCATTGCTTCAGCCGCGCCATCTTCTGCGGCAGATCTAGTTCCTCGCGTCCCTTGGTCTCCACAATCCAGATGACTCGATCAGCGGTTCGCACAATGAAGTCGGGCGTGTAGTTGGAAAGGTCGCCGTCCGCCTTCACGTAATCGAGCTTGAAGCCGACCGCGAGATAGTTTTTGGCGAACGCAGCTACATCGTTCGCATCTTCGAGGAAAGCTGCGAATGAAAGTTCAAACCCACCCGAGTGCGGCTCGCCGACGATCTTGGTGAAGATCGACTTGCGGGCGGCGATATAAGGCCGGTGTTCCGTGCGAAACGGGCGCGTGTTGCGGAGACGAATTCGATCTTCAATGCGAGTCGTGCCGGTGTCCTCGATGGTCAGAGAGTTGATGGCGATCTTGAACGAATCATAGAGAATCTTTCCGGCCTCCGGCTCCGAGAGATTTCGCAGCACGACTGGATCTTCCAGATTCACGGGCGAGGGCGAGAACAGATACTCACGCATGAAGGTCTTCACTCTTCCGTAAAGCACGTCGTATCCGCCGACGAGACGAAGGTCCTTCAAGAGTTGCCTTGCGAAGAACGCGACGACCGACCGGTAGTCAGCCGGGCCGGAGCCGTCAAGTTGAACCGTGTGATGAATCTCCGAGTCGAGCATCATTTTGAAAATGATTTCGCGGGTCTGCTCGGGCCTGAAGCGCTGGTAAGAAATGTTAGGTCCGAAGACATGCCGGTCAATATTAGTCATTCCGGCACTGTGTATCAACGCCTTGCGCGAAGTCGAGCCGATTAGAACTGTTTGTCTGTGAATAGCCTGATGGCTTGATTGTGGCCGGGTAATGACGTAGATTCCCGCTTCGGCAAACAAGGGTGGTTGGGAGTTGGCTATGTATTTCAAACAGTTTTATCTCGGGTGTCTTGCGCACGCCTCTTACCTGATCGGCTCTGATGGCGAAGCCGCGGTTGTCGATCCGCAGCGCGATGTCGATCAGTACATAAACGAAGCCGAGGCGCAGGGCTTCAAGATCAAACACGTCATCGAGACTCACCTGCACGCCGATTTCGTAAGCGGCCATCTCGAGCTTGCCGCACGCACCGGCGCCGTCATCGTCTTCGGCGCAAGGTCCGGAGCGACGTTCCCTCATCGAGCGGTCAACGATGGCGACGAGATCAAATTTGGCGGAGTCACGCTGCGCATTCTCGAGACTCCCGGTCACACGCCCGAGAGCATCTCGATTCTGATGATCGACAATGAAGTCTCGCCTCAGCCTCAGAAGGTGTTGACCGGTGACGCGTTGTTCATCGGCGACGTAGGACGGCCGGACCTTGCGGGCGGGCGCGGCTACAGCGCGGAGCAAATGGCTGCGATGCTTTACGACAGCTTGCACGGCAAACTGATGAAGCTCGACGACGGGGTCGAGGTTTATCCGGCCCACGGCGCGGGCTCCATGTGCGGGCGTAATATTTCAAAGGAGACTTCATCGACAGTCGGCGAGCAGCGGCGATTCAACTATGCGTTGCAGCCGATGTTGAAAGACGACTTTGTCAGGATGATGACCGCCGACCTGCCCGAAGCGCCGGCTTATTTCCCGCGCGATGCGGAGATCAATCGAACGGGAGCGGCCGCCCTTGAAGAGTTGCCACGGCCCAACGAGCTTGCACCGGAAGAAGTGAACGCGCTTTCAAAGCAGAGTCATATGCTTCTCGATGTTCGATCGTCGGCGGCGTTCGGCAATGCCCACGTGCCACGAGCGCTGAACATCGCACTCAGCGGGCAGTTTGCCACCTGGTGCGGCACGCTGATCGGTATAGGAACGCCGATCGTTCTGATCGCCGACGACTTAGCTGCGGTTGATGAAGCGGTGATGCGGCTCGCGCGCGTGGGGATTGAAAGCGTTGCGGGTTACCTGGGCGGCGGGATGCACGCCTGGGATCGAGCGGAGCTTGAGACGGCAGCAATTCCTCAGATGCCGGTCTATGAGCTTCATCATCGGATCGCAGAAGGAGCGGTTCCTCAGGTGGTGGACGTCCGGCGCTCGGGTGAGTACAACAACGGGCACGTTCCGGGCGCGATCAACGTGACGCTCGCGCACCTCGAAGAGCAGCTCTCAACGCTGAACCCGAAGATGCCGACCGCCATAATCTGCGCGAGCGGTTATCGTTCTAGCGCTGCGACGAGCATCCTTGAACGCCATCGCTTCACCGAGATTTACAACGTAGTCGGTGGGACCAACGGCTGGATAAACGCCGGCTATCCGGTTGAGAAACCAACTGAGAATAGTCTTCCCTAAACATCCCAGAGGGGTCAGGCTTGAGATATTGACATTTGCCAATGCAATATCAGGAAATGTCAATATTTCAAGCCTGACCTGATTTGACGAGTTAACTAAGCGCGATATACTGTCGGTTACCTGGGCCGCTACTCGATGCTTTCGGGTTACTTCCGAGTGCTGATCGAGATCCACCAAGGAAACGATCGACCGTTCCAAGCGCTCAGAGGTGAATCGAGCTTGCAGATAACAGAGAAACAGCAGGAGGTACGATGGGGGAAGTACGAACTTTCGTGACACTCACCAATGCGACCGATCAGGTGTTAGTGCGCCGGGGCAAGCTCAAGGCGGACGAGGTGCATACCTACAGAGCTGACGCTCTGGTTGATACAGGCGCGGTTCGCACGGTGATCCCTCCTCACGTAGCACAGCAACTCGATCTCGCAATCCGGGGACGGAGAGTTGTGGAGCTGGCCGATGGGCGCAAAGAGACCGTCGGAGTGACGGAGCCCGTGGAGATTGATATCGAGGGGCGAAATACAATCGAAGATGCGCTTGTTCTCGGGGACGAGGTAATAATCGGGCAGACGGTTCTCGAGACACTCGATCTCCACGTGGATTGCGCAAATAGGCGGCTAGTCCCCAATCCGGCGCATCCTGATCAACCGGTCGTGAAGATCAAGTAGCCGCGCTATCGCACTCGATAGAGGTCGCCTGTACTCACGCCAACTCCCAGCAGCTTGAGATAGAAAAAAAGCTGATACTTGTGATTGATGAAGTGCTCGAGGTTTCCCAACAGCACGGTCATCACTGCTTCGCCTGCGGGAACAAAGCCAGTCGGAACCCGTCTCGCAAGGTCATCATCGTCGAGGAACCCGAAGCCCTCTCTTATGTGCAATCCATAATCGCGCAATCGCTCAGTCGCCTCTTCGAGTCCGCAACAGTGATTCACCGGCAGGTCCCGCAAGCGATCGAAGTGCGAGAGTCGTTCTGGGTCGACCGCGTACAGGGTCGCGCAGAATCCCGCCATGCATTCGAGCAGATGACCCAGCAGATCACAGACGCGAAGCGCATCCGCTTGCGGCTTCCATTCCAATTTGTCACCAGGGATTAGCGTGATCAGATGCTCGGCTCGCTCGATCTGTTCTTCGAGCTTCAAGAGCAAGAGGCTTGCGAGGGTATCTGCTTCGTCCATCACTCTCTCGATATGCGCTCTTTGATTTTGGCCGTCCATCCCGAGACGGTCCCGGCCAGCGAGAGATCGCCGGCGATGGACGACTTCATTCTAGGAGTGAACAAGGGAAAGAACGGAACGGTGAACTCCGTCTCGAGTTCGTAATGAACGTCGAAGCCGCCGGCAATGATGCCCCACGCGACGCCAGGGAGTGCTGAGAGGTCAACGCGCCCTGGGAGATTGACCGTTGTGCTTGAATGAGCCGCAACCTCGATCCCTCGTTCGCACTTTCCCTCTCCCGCTTGCTGGCCGTTGAGCTTCAGGCGATAACTCATATCCTTCAGCTTGAACGCCGGGCCGGGGTTGTCTATCGAGATCGAAAGCTCAGTCTCGGCGGTTCGGTCCTTCCAATCGATGCGTTTGACGGAGACACCCTTCAGCCGAACAGCGGGCTTTGTATCTTCAACGGCCTGGATGTGCGCGGCCGAAACACCTACAAGTATGATCGCAGCAACGGCTCGTGGCATCGCACCAACTAACTTTCCGCGCAAACAAAGAAACGCAGACAGCGCGGTCTGCGTTTCTTTGCGTAGATGTCGGCTCGACGAGTTAAACATCGAAATACATCTGAAACTCGAGCGGGTGTGGCCGCATGCGAATAGGATCGACTTCCTTCGTCCGTTTGTAGCTTATCCACCGCTCGACGAGCGCCTCGGTGAACACATCGCCCTTGAGCATGAAGTCGTGGTCAGCCTCCAGGGCGTCGAGCGCACGGTCAAGCGAACCCGGCAGCGTGGGCACGTCCTTAAGCTCTTCGGGCGATAGATCGTAT
Protein-coding sequences here:
- a CDS encoding Bro-N domain-containing protein, with the translated sequence MSKDTTNPETRIALFQSKEIRRVIHNNEWWFVITDVVAVLTDSVNPSDYLKKIRQRDPALSEAFKGGGQFAPPLGLHFDSPGGRQLFQCWNTEGIFRLIQSIPSPKAEPFKRWLAKVGYERIQEIEDPELGTKRTRALYKAKGYPDDWIEKRMRSIAIREELTGEWKNRGVGEHREYAILTAEISKAAFGVTPSEYAELKGLKRQNLRDHMNDLELIFSMLGEASTTEITRTRDTQGFSRNKQAAREGGTVAGNARRELERKSGRKVVTGDNFLALTEPAKTTKPLTTSKAERKGSKKR
- a CDS encoding Fic family protein, producing MMTLRLLAAEPTTLPMRTTWYLTDLAEARGKQELFTRQSPQKLKVLRDHALIESTISSNRIEGVEVDKSRITTLIFGKAALRDRDEEEVRGYRDALKLIHERGPKLPISEATIKKLHTLSRGEIWDAGKYKEQGVDIIQTFADGRSRVRFRTVNPKETPKAMAEMIELWQRGVREKWVHPFVLAAALNLDFLCIHPFRDGNGRASRLLFLLACYHCGLEVGRYISLERLIEQNKERYYEVLEQSSQGRHEGKHDPWPTINFLLYTLTQACKEFEARIDQVKSPRGAKTELVEQAIESIDGEFGITDLEKLCPGVSRDMIRWLLRDLKAGGRIECLGRGPGAKWRKRVITL
- a CDS encoding rhodanese-like domain-containing protein — its product is MYFKQFYLGCLAHASYLIGSDGEAAVVDPQRDVDQYINEAEAQGFKIKHVIETHLHADFVSGHLELAARTGAVIVFGARSGATFPHRAVNDGDEIKFGGVTLRILETPGHTPESISILMIDNEVSPQPQKVLTGDALFIGDVGRPDLAGGRGYSAEQMAAMLYDSLHGKLMKLDDGVEVYPAHGAGSMCGRNISKETSSTVGEQRRFNYALQPMLKDDFVRMMTADLPEAPAYFPRDAEINRTGAAALEELPRPNELAPEEVNALSKQSHMLLDVRSSAAFGNAHVPRALNIALSGQFATWCGTLIGIGTPIVLIADDLAAVDEAVMRLARVGIESVAGYLGGGMHAWDRAELETAAIPQMPVYELHHRIAEGAVPQVVDVRRSGEYNNGHVPGAINVTLAHLEEQLSTLNPKMPTAIICASGYRSSAATSILERHRFTEIYNVVGGTNGWINAGYPVEKPTENSLP
- a CDS encoding LEA type 2 family protein encodes the protein MPRAVAAIILVGVSAAHIQAVEDTKPAVRLKGVSVKRIDWKDRTAETELSISIDNPGPAFKLKDMSYRLKLNGQQAGEGKCERGIEVAAHSSTTVNLPGRVDLSALPGVAWGIIAGGFDVHYELETEFTVPFFPLFTPRMKSSIAGDLSLAGTVSGWTAKIKERISRE
- a CDS encoding retroviral-like aspartic protease family protein, whose translation is MGEVRTFVTLTNATDQVLVRRGKLKADEVHTYRADALVDTGAVRTVIPPHVAQQLDLAIRGRRVVELADGRKETVGVTEPVEIDIEGRNTIEDALVLGDEVIIGQTVLETLDLHVDCANRRLVPNPAHPDQPVVKIK